One stretch of Desulfosoma sp. DNA includes these proteins:
- a CDS encoding DUF72 domain-containing protein, protein MHAHPSKAACDFVFRNLHPQVLLGTASDRYSGWIGQIYTPSLYEGRMIQKAQKVGDKNFTSLVLPVDSVREYFDHFSVLELDFTFYSLLLTPEGQPTESYRTLARYAEHLPSQALVILKVPQKVCAYRLWTGRESSENPHFLNSDLFQRSFYEPALQLLGERLAAFVFEQEYHRKADRLDPNDLADRLRRFFHSVPQDSRYHLELRTESYLCKPVFHVLAEYGVGQVLSHWTWLPSLLHQWQRSGRRFFSASHWVILRWLTPRGMRYEQAYARAHPFDHLVEDMIQPSLFHETAELVARGLESDQTVCIIVNNRAGGNAPLLARRLVSTLQERGVLESANVAKP, encoded by the coding sequence ATGCATGCCCATCCTTCCAAGGCGGCTTGCGATTTCGTCTTTAGGAACCTTCATCCTCAAGTGCTTCTCGGCACAGCCAGTGACCGATACAGCGGCTGGATCGGTCAAATCTACACGCCTTCACTCTATGAAGGCCGCATGATTCAAAAGGCTCAAAAGGTCGGCGACAAAAATTTCACGTCCCTGGTTCTTCCTGTGGACAGTGTTCGCGAATACTTCGACCATTTTTCCGTCCTGGAACTGGATTTTACCTTCTACAGCCTTTTGCTCACTCCAGAAGGACAACCGACGGAAAGCTATCGCACCCTGGCTCGATACGCCGAACACTTGCCTTCGCAGGCGCTGGTTATCCTTAAGGTTCCTCAAAAGGTCTGCGCGTATCGTCTGTGGACCGGCAGGGAAAGTTCGGAAAACCCGCATTTTCTGAATTCCGACCTTTTTCAAAGATCCTTTTACGAGCCGGCCTTGCAGCTCTTGGGGGAGCGACTGGCCGCCTTTGTTTTTGAGCAGGAATATCACCGAAAAGCAGACCGATTGGATCCCAACGATCTGGCGGATCGGCTGAGAAGGTTTTTTCATAGCGTTCCTCAAGATTCTCGGTATCATCTGGAGCTGAGAACAGAAAGTTACCTCTGCAAGCCGGTTTTTCATGTTTTGGCTGAATACGGTGTGGGGCAGGTGCTTTCCCATTGGACCTGGCTTCCTTCGTTGCTGCATCAGTGGCAACGCAGTGGACGCAGGTTTTTCAGCGCCTCCCATTGGGTGATTCTTCGATGGCTCACGCCGCGAGGCATGCGTTACGAACAAGCGTATGCTCGCGCTCATCCTTTTGATCACCTTGTGGAAGACATGATTCAGCCAAGCCTCTTTCATGAAACAGCGGAACTGGTGGCAAGGGGTCTGGAATCGGACCAGACCGTGTGCATCATTGTCAATAACCGTGCCGGCGGCAACGCTCCGCTACTGGCCCGGCGACTGGTATCGACCCTTCAGGAACGAGGCGTGCTCGAATCCGCTAACGTTGCAAAACCTTGA
- a CDS encoding KH domain-containing protein → MGDSEIKNLVEYIARALAEYPDKVQVREINGHQLSVIELRAAKEDLGKIIGKEGRNAHAIRTIMNAAATKLRKRAVLEILE, encoded by the coding sequence ATGGGCGACAGTGAAATCAAGAATCTGGTGGAATACATCGCTCGCGCTCTGGCGGAATATCCTGACAAAGTCCAAGTGCGGGAAATTAACGGCCATCAGCTTTCGGTCATCGAATTAAGGGCGGCAAAAGAAGATTTGGGAAAGATCATTGGAAAAGAGGGTCGAAACGCTCATGCCATTCGCACCATCATGAATGCCGCAGCGACCAAACTGCGCAAGAGGGCCGTGTTGGAGATTTTGGAATAG